The following proteins are co-located in the Ammospiza caudacuta isolate bAmmCau1 chromosome 32, bAmmCau1.pri, whole genome shotgun sequence genome:
- the KAT5 gene encoding histone acetyltransferase KAT5, translating to MAEGEVSEGCRLPVLRRNQDNEDEWPLAEILSVKDISGRKLFYVHYIDFNKRLDEWVTHDRLDLKRVQVPRKEAKTPTKNGLPGSRPGSPDRDTRKSLELALPVASGKSLPGPPPGPPPGPPPGPPAGPPAGPPAGPPPITLRLHLPKESEAEPPLRPTKRKVEVVSPATPVPAPTETSQASVFPQNGSARRAVAAQPGRKRKSACLGTDEDSQDSSDGAPSAPRMTGSLVSDRSHDDIVTRMKNIECIELGRHRLKPWYFSPYPQELTGLPVLYLCEFCLKYGHSLRCLQRHLTKCDLRHPPGNEIYRKGTISFFEIDGRKNKSYSQNLCLLAKCFLDHKTLYYDTDPFLFYVMTEYDCKGFHIVGYFSKEKESTEDYNVACILTLPPYQRRGYGKLLIEFSYELSKVEGKTGTPEKPLSDLGLLSYRSYWSQTILEILMGLKAEAGERPQITINEISEITSIKKEDVISTLQYLNLINYYKGQYILTLSEDIVEGHERAMLKRLLRIDAKCLHFTPKDWSKRGKW from the exons ATGGCGGAG GGGGAGGTGTCCGAGGGCTGCCGCCTGCCCGTGCTGCGCCGTAACCAGGACAACGAGGATGAGTGGC CGCTAGCCGAGATCCTGAGCGTGAAGGACATCAGCGGGAGGAAACTGTTCTACGTGCACTACATCGACT tcAACAAGCGCCTGGACGAGTGGGTGACCCACGACCGGCTGGACCTGAAGCGGGTGCAGGTGCCGCGCAAGGAGGCCAAAACCCCCACCAAGAACGGCCTGCCCGGGTCACGGCCGGGGTCACCCGACAGGGACACg AGGAAGAGCCTGGAGCTGGCGCTGCCGGTGGCCAGCGGGAAGAGTTTGCCAGGGCCACCACCGGGGCCACCACCGGGGCCACCACCGGGGCCACCGGCAGGGCCACCAGCAGGGCCACCAGCAGGGCCACCACCCATCACGCTCCGCCTGCACCTGCCCAAGGAGAGCGAGGCCGAGCCCCCCCTGCGCCCCACG AAGCGCAAGGTCGAGGTGGTGTCCCCGGCCACGCCCGTCCCCGCCCCCACCGAGACCTCGCAGGCGTCCGTGTTCCCCCAG AACGGCTCCGCTCGCCGGGCGGTGGCGGCTCAGCCGGGCCGGAAGAGGAAATCGGCGTGTCTGGGGACAGACgag GACTCCCAGGACTCGTCGGACGGAGCCCCCTCGGCCCCGAGGATGACGGGCAGCCTGGTGTCCGACCGCAGCCACGACGACATCGTCACCAGGATGAAGAACATCGAGTGCATCGAGCTGGGCCGGCACCGCCTCAAGCCCTGGTACTTCTCACCGTACCCGCAGGAGCTGACGGGGCTGCCGGTGCTGTACCTGTGCGAGTTCTGCCTCAAGTACGGCCACAGCCTGCGCTGCCTCCAGAGGCACCTG accAAGTGTGACCTGCGGCACCCCCCTGGCAACGAGATTTACCGCAAGGGCACCATCTCCTTCTTCGAGATCGACGGCCGCAAGAACAAG agctACTCCCAGAACCTCTGCCTGCTGGCCAAGTGTTTCCTGGACCACAAGACCCTTTACTACGACACCGACCCCTTCCTCTTCTACGTCATGACCGAGTACGACTGCAAGGGGTTCCACATCGTCGGCTACTTCTCCAAG gagaaggagTCGACCGAGGATTACAACGTGGCGTGCATCCTGACCCTGCCCCCGTACCAGCGCCGCGGCTACGGCAAGCTGCTCATCGAGTTCA GTTACGAGCTGTCCAAGGTGGAGGGCAAGACGGGCACGCCTGAGAAGCCGCTCTCggacctggggctgctctcGTACCGCAGTTATTGGTCCCAGACCATCCTCGAGATCCTCATGGGGCTCAAGGCCGAGGCGGGCGAGCGGCCCCAGATCACCATCAA TGAGATCAGCGAGATCACGAGCATCAAGAAGGAGGACGTGATCTCCACGCTGCAGTACCTGAACCTCATCAACTACTACAAG GGTCAGTACATCCTGACGCTGTCCGAGGACATCGTCGAGGGCCACGAGCGCGCCATGCTCAAGCGGTTGCTGCGCATCGACGCCAAGTGCCTGCACTTCACCCCCAAGGACTGGAGCAAGCGCGGCAAATGGTGA
- the RNASEH2C gene encoding ribonuclease H2 subunit C translates to MAAPVRVRVPPGAPPEPLPVQLLPCRIQHDGPAPVAAFLRARPGPDGDLWASFRGRRLGGRELPLPPGYTGAVLRGGEPGETPLGDTQAGSVTSVTVTGTFGAITDWGGDTAPPPGRGLARALQWGPLAQSLHAPVTEDSEEEAEP, encoded by the exons ATGGCGGCTCCGGTTCGGGTCCGGGTCCCTCCCGGGGCTCccccggagccgctcccggttcagctcctgccctgccgcATCCAGCACGACGGGCCCGCGCCTGTGGCCGCGTTCctgcgggcccggcccggccccgacGGCG ATCTGTGGGCCTCGTTCCGGGGGCGCCGTTTGGGGGGTCGGGAGCTGCCGCTGCCCCCCGGATACACGGGGGCCGTGCTGAGGGGGGGGGAGCCCGGAGAGACCCCCCTGGGGGACACCCAG GCGGGGTCGGTGACATCGGTGACAGTGACGGGGACGTTCGGGGCCATCACGGACTGGGGGGGTGACACCGCGCCCCCCCCCGGGCGGGGCCTGGCCCGGGCCCTGCAGTGGGGACCCCTGGCCCAGAGC ctCCACGCCCCCGTGACTGAGGACAGCGAGGAGGAGGCGGAGCCATGA
- the RELA gene encoding LOW QUALITY PROTEIN: transcription factor p65 (The sequence of the model RefSeq protein was modified relative to this genomic sequence to represent the inferred CDS: deleted 2 bases in 2 codons), whose product MRFRYKCEGRSAGSIPGERSTESAKTHPTIRVNNYRGPGRVRVSLVTKDPPHRPHPHELVGKDCRDGFYEAELSPERNIHSFQNLGIQCVKKRELEAAVAERIRTNNNPFNVPAEQRGGEYDLAAVRLCFQVWVRGPGGLRPLPPVLSQPIYDNRAPSTAELRICRVNRNSGSCRGGDEIFLLCDKVQKEDIEVRFWAEGWEAKGSFAQADVHRQVAIVFRTPPFRDPALRAPVTVRMELQRPSDRQRSAPVDFRYLPHQGDLQCIEEKRKRTRETFRSFIQRSPLPAPSESRPPRRLAVPSRPPQNPQNAPSAAPSFSFGGLLGAPPPPEAEPLSEALLQLQFEEGSPQIPDIGGGSSSAAAPSPQLDFGALLGDTPFPPLDPLNPSELQRLLGPPEPPSSFGDPSPDDFGAGVSELPPPAQDFAGGPPMLLSYPEAIARLVQGAPPEMGLGAELGAGPQQRAGPGAGLGGGGEDSLPSLGELDFSAFLSQFPSS is encoded by the exons ATGAGGTTCAGGTACAAATGTGAGGGGAGATCGGCCGGGAGCATCCCCGGGGAGCGCAGCACCGAGAGCGCCAAGACGCACCCCACCATCAGG GTGAACAATTACCGCGGCCCGGGGCGGGTGCGGGTGTCGCTGGTGACCAAGGACCCCCCCCACCGGCCCCACCCCCACGAGCTGGTGGGCAAGGACTGCAGGGACGGCTTCTACGAGGCCGAGCTGAGCCCCGAGCGCAACATCCACAG TTTCCAGAATTTGGGGATCCAGTGCGTGAAGAAGCGAGAGCTGGAGGCGGCCGTGGCCGAGCGGATCCGCACCAACAACAACCCCTTCAACG TGCCAGCGGAGCAGCGCGGGGGTGAGTACGACCTGGCCGCCGTCCGTCTGTGCTTCCAGGTGTGGGTGAGGGGCCCGGGGGGGCTGCGGCCCCTCCCCCCCGTCCTGTCCCAGCCCATCTACGACAACC gtgcccccagcaCGGCCGAGCTGCGCATTTGCCGCGTGAACCGCAACTCCGGGAGCTGCCGGGGCGGGGATGAGATCTTCCTGCTGTGTGACAAGGTGCAGAAAG AGGACATCGAGGTGCGTTTCTGGGCCGAGGGCTGGGAGGCCAAGGGCTCCTTCGCGCAGGCCGACGTTCACCGCCAGGTCGCCATCGTGTTCCGCACGCCGCCGTTCCGGGACCCCGCGCTGCGCGCCCCGGTCACCGTGCGCATGGAGCTGCAGCGGCCCTCGGACCGCCAGCGCAGCGCCCCCGTGGACTTCCGATACCTGCCCCACCAGG GGGACCTGCAGTGCATCGAGGAGAAGCGCAAGAGGACGCGGGAAACGTTCCGCTCCTTCATCCAGCGCAGCCCCCTGCCCg cccccagcGAGTCGCGCCCCCCCCGGCGCCTGGCGGTGCCATCGAGacccccccagaacccccagaaCGCCCCCAGTGCTG ctccctccttctccttcgGGGGGCTCCTGGGGGCGCCG CCCCCCCCCGAGGCCGAGCCTTTGTCGGAggcgctgctgcagctgcaatttgaggaggggtccccccaaatccccgaCATTGGGGGGGGGTCCAGCAGCGctgccgccccctccccccaaTTGGATTTCGGGGCCCTTTTGGGGGACACCCCCTTCCCCCCGCTGGAC CCCCTGAACCCCTCGGAGCTCCAGCGCCTGTTGGgaccccccgagcccccctccAGTTTCGGGGACCCCTCCCCGGATGATTTTGGGGCGGGGGTTTCGGAGCTGCCGCCCCCCGCTCAGGATTTTGCGGGGGGTCCCCCCATGCTGCTGTCGTACCCCGAGGCCATCGCGCGCCTCGTGCAGGGGGCGCCCCccgaaatggggctgggggcggaGCTGGGGGCGGGGCCCCAGCAgagggcggggccgggggcggggctcggggggggaggggaggacTCGCTGCCCTCGCTGGGCGAGCTCGACTTCAGCGCCTTCCTCAGCCAGTTCCCATCGTCgtga
- the LOC131570009 gene encoding collagen alpha-1(III) chain-like, translating into MAGGGSLGPARGRARAPRAPRPAPAPPLRTSSGAELLLLLLDSPPLPERSPLGADPGADGPGWDPGAALLALLSEPGPGPGPPRSLLLVAALSVLAARGDRAGLAALAALLRRPGTAAAAPAAAAECERELRRIAAAAGRAGSTGGTGNAPEIPGNIGSPGTGGTGNPPEIPGSPGNIGSPGTGTGGTGGTGRGCPALQPLLLLRAEGAADPADPWGEAGLDPGFAFGLAPPRPGPAPSSPPFRCRGGGPGSPPGFGVRGPGPGAGGAAGGGSRRGGGSAIGGAGAAPRAAPPPCASSSSSASSRAGGVGGGTPKTRPAPPPSRSCPPIWRPRCSRGGGGGTGDPPELFLPRFEAAAALCDPPPNCPGRGCKETPDPPPRQSSRGAASGSGGSGCWGGVTPRPPPHLLELAKVLGGSLGGALMAQVLRAPPPPPGSPQLRAVLRVLRDPPATPPQILPQLRGYLRRALAAGGRGWGGAQGVLSAAAPLLPRGGVPLCPPPPRDPPSIWGGGDPDLWDRCRLQGALAAALGPPKLAAVLGPPPALRPPRPLPKTAPEGAPGGEGAPPPRCCPRPPPLRMRCLPGPPPRVRGPPPEPPRRTPRVGGGRCWRGGGRPVPLPLRLRLEPLGGLQSEGTPTRNGGSGTPTQIGDPETPPQMAAPPPPVLALQVLLGGGGAWAEGALAALGGGSRGGWGRGGADPDPAPSPGPAPHPRGRRHFQSGEGRRRPPKRGRGLVPGAPPPSGAASGGSAPPPRVPPRPGTPPGPAAPSRPFGGRWGGGPETLLVLGGGAAAPPPALAPLLVPLEGGGAGGGGGWALAAAAPPRGVVLARGGPGGEGRVRGQRWGGVLLLARLLRGEGGA; encoded by the exons ATGGcggggggggggtccctgggccCGGCTCGCGGCCGCGCtcgcgccccccgcgccccccgccctgcgccggccccgcccctccgCACGTCATCAGGT gcggagctgctgctgctgctgctcgaTTCCCCGCCGCTCCCGGAGCGCTCCCCGCTTGGGGCCGATCCCGGTGCCGACGGGCCCGGTTGGGACCCCGGGGCCGCCCTGCTGGCGCTGCTCTCggagcccggcccgggcccgggcccgccgCGCTCCCTCCTGCTCGTGGCCGCGCTCTCGGTGCTCGCGGCCCGCGGGGACCGCGCGGGGCTGGCGGCGCTGGCGGCGCTGCTGCGGCGCCCGGgaacggcggcggcggccccggcggcggcggccgagTGCGAGCGGGAGCTGCGGCGGATCGCGGCCGCCGCCGGGAGAGCCGGGAGCACCGGGGGCACCGGGAACGCCCCCGAGATCCCCGGGAACATCGGGAGCCCCGGCACCGGGGGCACCGGGAACCCCCCCGAGATCCCTGGGAGCCCCGGGAACATCGGGAgccccggcaccggcaccgggggcaccgggggcaccgggcggggctgccccgcgctgcagccgctgctgctgctgagggcgGAGGGGGCGGCAG ACCCAGCGGATCCCTGGGGAGAGGCGGGGCTGGATCCGG GCTTTGCCTTCGGCCTCGCCCCCCCCCGCCCGGGCCCAGCTCCTTCATCTCCCCCGTTCCGGTGCCGGGGGGGCGGTCCCGGGAGCCCCCCCGGTTTTGGCGTGCGCGGACCCGGCCCCGGTGCAGGCGGCGCTGCTGGGGGGGGGTCTCGGCGCGGGGGGGGCTCCGCGATTGGCGGCGCTGGCGCTGCACCCCGCGCTGCCCCCCCCCCCTGcgcctcttcttcctcctctgcctcctccaggGCGGGGGGCGTCGGgggggggacccccaaaacccgccccgccccccccccctcGCGGAGCTGCCCCCCCATTTGGCGGCCGCGCTGTTCCCGGGGGGGGGGCGGCGGCACCGGGGACCCCCCCGAGCTCTTCCTGCCCCGTTTCGAGGCGGCCGCGGCGCTTTGCGACCCCCCCCCAAACTGTCCCGGGAGGGGCTGCAAAGAGACCCCCGACCCCCCCCCCAGACAATCATCCCGGGGGGCCGCGAGTGGCTCTGGGGGCAG CGGTTGTTGGGGGGGGGTCACCCCGCGGCCCCCCCCGCACCTGCTGGAGCTGGCcaaggttttgggggggtctctggggggggCGCTGATGGCGCAGGTGCTGCGGgcgcccccgcccccccccggCTCCCCCCAGCTCCGCGCGGTGCTCAGGGTGCTGCGGGACCCCCCCGCGACCCCTCCCCAGATTCTGCCGCAGCTCCGGGGGTACCTGCGGAGGGCGCTGGCGGCCGGGGGGCGCGGCTgggggggggctcagggggtccTGAGCGCCGCCGCCCCCCTCCTGCCCCGCGGGGGAGTCCCGCTGTGCCCCCCCCCGCCGCGAGACCCCCCctcaatttggggagggggcgacCCCGACCTGTGGGACCGCTGCCGCCTGCAGGGGGCGCTGGCGGCCGCGCTGGGCCCCCCCAAATTGGCCGCGGTTCTGGGCCCCCCCCCCGCGCtgcgccccccgcgccccctccccaaaacgGCTCCGGAGGGGGCTccggggggggagggggcgccCCCCCCTCGCTGCTGCCCGCGCCCCCCCCCCCTGCGCATGCGCTGCCTTCCCGGCCCCCCCCCCCGCGTTCGGGGCccccccccggagccccccagGAGGACCCCGAGGGTTGGTGGGGGGCGCTGCTGGAGGGGGGGGGGGCGGCCCGTGCCCCTCCCACTGCGCCTGCGCCTGGAGCCTCTGGGGGGGCTCCAAAGCGAGGGGACCCCGACCCGAAATGGGGGCTCCGGGACCCCGACCCAAATTGGGGaccccgagacccctccccagatggcggccccgcccccccccgtGCTGGcgctgcaggtgctgctgggggggggcggggcctgggcCGAGGGGGCTCTGGCGGCGTTGGGGGGGGGGTCgcggggggggtgggggaggggcggagCTGACCCTGACCCTGCGCCCTCCCCGGGCCCTGCCCCCCACCCTCGAGGCCGCCGCCATTTTCAGTccggggaggggaggaggagaccCCCAAAAAGGGGGCGGGGTCTCGTTCCTGGCGCCCCTCCCccctctggagctgcctctgggggTTCGGCTCCGCCCCCTCGCGTTCCCCCCcgccctgggaccccccccggGCCCGCAGCGCCTTCGAGGCCCTTTGGGGGGCgctggggggggggtcccgagACCCTCCTGGTGCTGGGGGGAGGCgcggccgcccctccccccgcgCTCGCCCCCCTGTTGGTGCCCCTGGAAGGGGGAGGGGCGGGAGGGGGTGGGGGATGGGCCCTGGCGGCCGCTGCCCCCCCCCGGGGGGTGGTCCTGGCGCGGGGGGGaccggggggggaggggcgggtgCGGGGGCAGCGCTGGGGGGGGGTCCTGCTGCTGGCGCGGCTGCTGCGGGGCGAGGGCGGGGCCTGA